The Drosophila innubila isolate TH190305 chromosome 3R unlocalized genomic scaffold, UK_Dinn_1.0 2_E_3R, whole genome shotgun sequence genome has a segment encoding these proteins:
- the LOC117792385 gene encoding uncharacterized protein LOC117792385, whose protein sequence is MRSGFLVVLLLLLELLSPGQSANLLHSYLPASMQALAYYIDLLQYEPLSSTTAEPPFSAQADEQQQEAVSTPLPSTPPKSTARPSTTRRPAGSTSGWWQPPSWWETPQRTTSTERPTAVPTPAHGPALFAPAAVSSRSAPLEGQALFSEISDDSDFDKLPLSLIRDIQTEALHDDFTNDVESLDNFLRLYDDNYGRAAFDVESAMDRWSSTSTAGKKRVPPTKPYVDFLLVYDLLKRDAKAANLSKYEGYSEDLLQQLFELSNASSTRQLHTLFQRMLDRGDVQRSDVVARVQGIIKELGNPNSATSKALINIPSMQFLP, encoded by the coding sequence tcctgctggaGCTGCTTTCGCCTGGTCAGTCTGCCAATCTGTTGCACAGTTATCTGCCCGCTTCGATGCAGGCTCTGGCTTACTACATCGATCTCTTGCAATATGAACCGCTCTCCAGCACCACCGCGGAGCCGCCGTTCAGTGCTCAAGCTgatgagcagcagcaggaagcCGTTAGTACACCGCTGCCTTCCACGCCGCCCAAATCGACAGCCAGACCATCGACCACACGAAGACCAGCGGGCAGCACAAGCGGCTGGTGGCAGCCACCCAGCTGGTGGGAGACACCACAACGCACCACGAGCACCGAACGACCGACAGCGGTGCCAACGCCAGCACATGGACCAGCACTCTTTGCTCCAGCTGCGGTCAGCTCGAGAAGCGCTCCACTTGAGGGCCAGGCGCTGTTCAGTGAGATCAGCGATGATTCGGACTTTGACAAGTTGCCACTTTCGCTAATCCGAGATATCCAAACGGAAGCACTGCACGATGATTTCACCAATGATGTGGAGTCCTTGGATAACTTTTTGCGTTTGTACGATGATAATTACGGACGTGCCGCATTTGACGTAGAATCGGCAATGGATCGCTGGAGCAGCACATCGACGGCGGGCAAGAAACGTGTGCCGCCAACGAAGCCATATGTGGACTTTCTGCTGGTCTATGATCTGCTCAAGCGCGATGCAAAGGCCGCCAATCTTAGTAAATACGAGGGATATTCGGAGGATTTGCTTCAGCAATTGTTTGAGCTATCCAATGCCTCCTCAACCCGACAGCTGCACACGCTCTTCCAGCGCATGCTAGACCGTGGCGATGTCCAGCGCAGTGATGTCGTTGCCCGTGTGCAGGGTATCATTAAGGAGCTCGGTAATCCGAATAGCGCCACATCGAAGGCACTCATCAATATACCCAGCATGCAGTTTTTGCCCTAG